Within the Mugil cephalus isolate CIBA_MC_2020 chromosome 1, CIBA_Mcephalus_1.1, whole genome shotgun sequence genome, the region aaaacactcagccAAAAATGTTCTTCAGCAACGATATTCAATGCAAGAGGTAAATATATGGCGTGATGTTTTTGGAAGGTATGAGTTGCAGTTTTAAGGAGGTCGCACATCTCATCAAGTGGCGTGCATGTGATTGTTCTTGGATTTACTGACAAATTTCTTCTCTTTGACTCGTCGGTTTTGGAACCAGATGGTGACTTGACGCTCTGAGAGGTTGGTGGCGGCCGAGATGCGCCTTCTCTTGTCTTTGGTGATGAATTTGCTGGCTGCATAttctttctccagctccttcagctgGATCTTGGTGTACGGGACACGCTTCTTACGCCCACGGCGATAGCTGCTGACCTCAGGCTGTAGTGGCacaacatctgcagcagaagagaaacaTTCCAGGAAAATATTAGACTGTGCGCCAAGAAAGAACAAAACGTGCACAAGGTTTAACTTCACAAACGCAGCTGACGAAACTAGTCGACTCTTGAAGGAAAGCAGGCTGGTCGTGTCATGCTTAGCTTTAAATACTGACTGTACTAGACTGAGAATAGGTACACAATATAATTAAGTTATTTAGCTCAAAGGTCTCTCtttcgctgtgtgtgtgtgtgcaggtgggtggaggtgtgtgtgtgtgtgtgtgtgtgtgtgtgtgtgtgtgtgtgtgtgtgtgtgtgtgtgtgtgtgtgtgtgtgtgtgtgttgggatgGGACGGGGGTTAGAGGAGTAGATAACATAAATTTAGTTGAAAGTCAGGATCTCAGCTGTGCTTGATCCGATGGAAGACAAATATCTcccagactaaaaaaaaaaaatcacgacGCAGTATAGGTCACCCTTTAGTTCCTGTAAATGAAGCGTCAAGCTACAGCCACTACAGTGGGCATTGTTTCCGGTGGCCAGTGTTCATTGTTTCCCCTTTGGCCGCATGTCAATACTTAATCTGCTGGCTGAGTATCTACACGCCAACATAAACGTTGTTAATAGCATTTGAGATAAATCTGTCGTTAATATGTTAAATTAAAGTTTGAGGGGTAAGACGTATTGCCTggtaagaaaacacaagaaatctACCCTCAAAAATGAAGACTGAAAATATTAAGTTATGAATAAGTATAAAGTTTCACGGTACAACTACTTTAAGggaagtttaacatttaaaaaaaaaataaataaataaaaatcctcaaaTTTCCAGAAAGACAAAAACGCATTTTGTTCTGTAATGTGTATTAATTATCGCGAAGTGAAATTTGAAATTGTGGAccaaatttgttaaatttgccaAATTGCAGTAGCTCACCAAAATGGACCGAGGGAAACACAgccaaacaaaaatgtcaataGCTTAAAACAAATAGAGACATGGGGCTTTTTAACCCCGTGTAATTTTATAATCAAGGATTGTGGATTTTCATATAAAATAGTGGTATTATTATTTGGGCTACTGAATTTTCACACGTTGTctaatgttttgcattaaatgttcAATTATAAGTAGATGAGGGACAACTGTGTAGAGTTTACAATTactgtgttgctttttattttaaagtcaacTAGCTGCGTCTGAGTGGACGTCAGTTCATGTGCATGTCTGAGACGACACAGTACATGGACAGcgcgtgcttgtgtgtttgtgcacgtgtACGCGCGCATTTGACGCTGTGCCCATGCATGCGTGGCTTGCTCTCCTGTATTTGCAATAtcgaggggggaaaaaggtAGTAGTGGTGGTAATGGGTGGGTGAGTATGGGtatctgaaattaaaatagCTACAGACTTCACAAAGATAATAAACCCAAGAGATACATGAAGCACTCTAGTAAACACTCTGTAAACTGCATACTGGTGTGGCTCCTGTGTCTATTATCAGATATGATACATGATGTGTGCAGTAATTAAAGCAAAAGGCGATTCTGAATTATTGTGAGAACTGTTCTGTATTTGTGAACTACTGTCAATGTCTGTATGCAATACAAATGTTATTAATGAATGCTCAACTGTGCCAAAGACGCACCGCAGGGCGCTGAGATTTATTGGCACAATCCAGTAAGCTAGCTAAGTCACTAGATTGCCATACAGGGGGCAAAGGTATGCACTGGTGTTCCTTCATTTTCTACGTGACAGAAACTGAACTATACTCATCATATGACTGCCTAATGGTCAACTGGTCAGAATGATCAGCCAATAAACGGTTgtactgataaaaaaataaaaataaaaaaactcctTGATCTTACACTGCTAAATTGTCATAATTTTAGGCACAGTTTTCAGAAAAGTCATGCTAATTTGTTTAGTATTAAACTGCCCAATATCTCTGCATAGAATGACAGGGTACAGAAAAGTACACAAGATAGCTGACATGGAGATTGACAGTTGACAGTGTGATTGTTAAATATATACGTTAGTTTCCCTGGACTCTCGGTAAGCTGATCTAGGGacttaaacacaataaaattcaTGGACTAGGTAACAACATCAGAGCAGAGTAAAAATATCTGACTACACTTAAATAGCTTTCTTAATGTGATGACATAGGCATTGAAAGCCTATAAGCTGCTGGACGTATATATGAATTACAGCTCATGCTAGAGGGACCTTAAAAGcataataatttttttccatACCTGGGAAAGGTGATTTCCAAAGATGAGTTGACTGCGTTTGCTCTTTGGAGCAGTACACCTGCCCATCCCAGCCATTGGAGAGAGCCCAGTGCTGGTAGCCCTCCATGGGGATCAAGGCGTCGTGCCGCGGTTCAGGATGGGCACTGATACTAGGGACCACAGACACGTCGAGATATCCAGGAACAGCCTGATACGAGCTGGCGAAACTCGGGTAGAAGGCAAACTCTTTCGCTCTGGTAGACAGTTCTTCCGTGGGCAGCGCTGAGCTGGGCTCGGCGTATTTCTCTGCGGGATGGTACGAGCAGGGCTTCTGCTGCAAGTTCACGTTGTGCGAGTGAGATAATCTACAGCCGTAATATGGGTTTCCAAAGGGATAACCATAACTCAAAGATGCACTGGACGATGTTTGTGGAGCGGGGCACTGTCGGCCGGTGTCTGGAGAGGAAATATCCGAGTAGACGGAGCCCTGGTGGGTCGCTAAGGTGCCAGAATGTCGTCCCAGCGCGGGGTGCGACATCAGGTCCCTGCAGTGGGTCGCAGGGCAATTACCGCTCAGTCCCTCCATTGTTTGGCTTTTATTCTGGTTGTTTTCATTCGGGCTTTTTTCATAAACGTACATCAAGGTGTCCGCCCAGCGTGGATGCAGAACCAGCGAAGTCGTCATATCACGGGCTGCCGATGCTTTTTAAAAGTCGACTACTCCAAGACGGACACCTCATTTCCAACTACATTTTACACCGAGCGCATGCGCACACGAGGCCCCTGTGTGTCCACTTCATTAAGAATCTGGCACGTGATACGCTAACAAGTCCTACGAGATTGCGCTCGTGAGCAGGGGAAGAGCAGCCCTTTAAAGACCCACTGCCTCGCATGTCACCGTTTTTTCCCGCAGAATATCGCCTCATATCATTGGCTTAAATCACCTAGACCCACACCCTTAAAGGGGAGTTCGGATCTGTTCGAGACTGGGGCAAAACGAAAACAACCTGTGAAATTTAGCCGACTCCAGTTTCCAGCGAATATAATACCATATGAAAAATATGTTGATACAAAAATCAGTAGATCGGGGAGGAAAAGTACATTTTTCAAATTACATGTTTTGCATCGCATTGCTGTTCAACGCTGCATAAAAGTTGTGTCTGCCGCTTCACGGTTGGGCGGACTATTTCCCGTCTGAGCTTTGGTttgattattaaaatgtataataacCAGAAACATTATTTAAAGTGAAATCTGTTGCATCTATATCAATTTAATGTCCATCATGTAACAGCGATGTTAGGCATTAAGAAATACGCAGGTGTAGAATTTAACGTGCATCTATAAATCGTGGAGTCTTATCTTAAGACTCCTTCTTTGAGCCTTTCCTTCAGATCCGTATCTCTCACTATAGATCACATATTAACATCCTCAGAGGATATTTAAAGCTGTGGAGAAGTAGTTTTATAGCTGTGcatgattaataataatgttgccTTTAAGGGTTGGATATTTTGAATTTATTACGATTTATAACTTTTAACACGACATAGTCTGTTTTTATagagctaaaacaaaagaatttgGTATCTATAGGTCGTGTGTGTGACTGCGTATTGTAATGTACGATGCATAAGTTTTAGTTTAAGGATTAGCAAAGTTGAATGTGTTGACTGAGTGTCACCTCAGTAGCAACAGCAGCCACAGGACGAGATGCAGGCTATCAGGTAAGAAGGCGTCGTGACAAATTGGGTTTCAGTACACatctaatgttttatttggtATAATTATAGTAATCCCACGCAATGAATGATATCCTCTCTGAGTTTATAAACAAGTATTTCCTCAacatattttggaaaaaaattatgtttggCCTTAATTCACGGAAAGAACTCCAATCTTTTTTCACTGGCGGTAACAAGACAATTAGGATGAGGATTAAACGAATTCatgtgatgtttctgtttgagtGGCCCATTCATCCATGCCATACAAGTGGATGTTGACGCTTAAAGGCGAAAATAAGAACAAGGGGTCGCTTTCAGCTGGGCTGTGTGTAGGCTACAGACCTTATTTAATTAGACCTCATGGTAGAAATGCGGACCAATTCCCCCAATAACACTCCGTCTGCTATTTTACCCACGTTTTCCGACAGATTTCAATGACTGGCCATCggcaaaagttttttttttcttttattttcctccagaaTCCCAAATATCTTTTTAGCTCATCTTAACACCAGATCCTTTATTCGCAACACTTGCGGactccatccattcatctactctgcagcatttaaaaaaaaaaaaaaaacagcaacttctGGTTAATATTTAAAACGTTACAGTATTTTCACGTTTGAAATATTACTGAAGGGATAGGCCCGCAACGCATCCATAAAGTTGGCTTTCTGTGATGCCTATACCATGAGTCACTCATAAAGCAAGCTACAAGCTGCCCTGCAAAGGGCGCATAGTTTATCAACATTTTTGCAGTGCAGAGTTGCCTTGGGAATAATCAGACCACCGTTGTGTATTTGTAAACAGTACTAAGGAAGCAGGGCCCCCGTCGTTCCTCGGAGAGAGACGAGGGTTCTTTTGTCTAAAGGAAATTACTACTGCGAAGGGCTCATCCAAACGGCAGCTGCACGGAAGTCCAAGGTCAAGGTAAAAAAACGCAGACAAACAGGGTCGTAATCAGAGTCTAGACAGACAAGAATGAACTTCACACTAGAGTATACATGCCAACTATCTCTTATTTAGAGACCCTTACTCGAAAATATTTGCTGTGCGtgaagagggggagaaaactacaaataaacCCGTGAGTTGATATTTAAAAGAACCggaatttatcatttttttacGCAGCAGGAAGCGGTTATTTCCAAAGATCCTGCttgagatatttttaaaaagagagagaaaaaatatgaatggcaatattttttgcagtttgtttttaatatagcGAGATTTCATACTTTCTAccaatatatttttgtttgtagGTTATGGTAATGTGTGTCTCAGATAAATACACCGATATATTGGTCAAATAGGCGGACAGAGgggtaaaacactaaaaaagttaaatatgcttgttcatgctggaaaagaaataacacaacaactcGCAATCTTAAATCCTTCGAAAAAGAGACCAAATGAAGTACTAGCATTTTCCACTaacaaattatttaacagtTATAGATGGAAAATAGTTTGGCTAAATATTTAAGCGTCTGGCGCACCTCAAAAACAGGATAATATATGTGCCATGTATGCCAGGGACAATATTTCAGCCAGTATCTAATATACAACTTCACAGACAATGAACTTTAATGTATAACTTTAAAATGCTTTATCTTTTATTAATACTAGAAAAAGTTGTCTATACACAGGTGGGCTCTTTCATGGTGAAGTTTACGCATGTTTAAGGTTTGCATAGCAGAGAtagttttttctgtttaatacaATGAAACTAACTTAAGTTTAACCTTTAGTCACCACTAAGACAGACATGTGCCATGAAAGCGGGCATTTTCTCACCTACTTTACGGCGTAGGTGGTGCTGGTTGTGCTGGACACTGTCTGCAAATTTGTACATCTTAGGTTAGAAAACCACACGAAATGAAAGaattttctgattattttttttttaatttttactcaATGATAACATGTTGTGGATATTCCGTAAACACAATCGCCACATGAGTCAATGTAAAAACTGCACCTACAGAATCAGTGAAGCCGTCAGTAAGCTACTGTTCAGCCAAATTGCAAAATCAAGGGAAACTCCAGCACCTCTGGGTAAAATGGTAAAACTGTGACTACGTGGCGTTACTGAAACAATAACtgaatgtgtgagtgagtttttttttctgccattttcAAGTAAAAACCGTGCGACACTTTCAGTGTTCTAGCTGCACACATCTGAGTTCAAGGTGGTACTtcattgccaaaaaaaaaaaaaaaaaaaaagtttacaaaGATTTGTCATCGTTTTGATTTTTAAgcgttttttttccctaaagaaagataaagaaaactGTCAAACAGTGTCACTTCTCCGCTGCACTTTCACTTATTTCAGGAAGCGTTAATAGAAATAACTATCAGTGGGCCTATTATGACAAGCAGCCATGATGTGTTGCTGTAAATATCTTGACAACCAGACATCATGTCCTTCCAGACAGGCCCTGTCAAACGGGGAGCGCCTCTCTAATGCAGAGGTTTGTGGGGGAGGGGGACGCACCCATCCCCATACAATTGCTACCTACCTGCAGCTTCCGCTCTCCAGAACTGACTGCATATGCACATGACTGAGCCGATCACTGTTAAGCAGAATATGCCCCGAGAGCTTGTGTAGTCGCAATTTCGATCATGCAGAGTaattctgtctgtctgtatacAAACTAGTTTTCTATAAATTAACTCACTCATTTCAATCTCGTGTcgtattaaataattaaatgcacaCCGACTAAACCCCTCAGAGGAAACAGgtgaaatattcacatttgtCAGTTTTCTCTAGACACACCCTATTGgtcacattttgttgttttttttcttctttttcccagCACAGTCCCCAATCAAATGACACTGTGAATGACatgtctccgtctctcccccCTACATGTAGGCCTAACAGTTCATTTTAGATTGTCAAACCTTATCTCACCCGTCTTGAAAGTGATGCAAATCCGTGGGCATGAAAACCACTTGGAAGAGGCGATGTAGCGATCCAAGAATGCGCTGACAGCTTGCAGGTAGTGTCTGCATGCTGAAATCAGGCTGCGTTTATGAGTTTGCATACAGCTTCGGGCTTTGCTGAGATCGAACCGATTTTATAATCAGAGTAAAGCGACCACTATTCCATTGACCAGCGAACGGAGGACTGtgtcagtgaaaataaaatgaaatagctGTGAGCACTATTCGGGCTATGGTCTTGGTGCATTTTCAGAGATTTTAGTAAATGAACCAGACGAACCCCGAACACGGTATCTGGACTGAATGGACCAATATTGGACTGTGGTGCAAACATAAATATCACAGTAAATCAAGTCTGATATTTAATTGGAGGTAGCAAGTTAGTCACGAGCTCCACATGTACTACGAGTTACAACTTAACACGTTTCTCAGCAAAACAGTGAATTTTCTCTTCCTTAGTAACAACGTGTGCTGCCTTGTGTggcctgtgtgcgtgtgtgtatgagagagacagagacagacagtcagaGAGAGACGGTGGGCTGTTGTTCACAAGGCTGGAGAGCAGAGCAGTCCACTGTCATGAAAACATtcctacaaaaataaaacagcatctCAATCTGGTGTTTTCTCGTGCAGGCTGGATTCAATTTACGATCAGAAATGTTCATAATCGTAAAAGCCAAGACCACTGATCTTGAATGCCAACAGTCAGGACCCAGGAAGGCATGTGATTTTTGTCAAGAAAATTCCAAAAGCGTGGTCGAAAATATAAAACTAGGGCAGGAGAGTGTTGGTGCGTGATAAAGAATGGACTGAACATGCAGCAGGTGGGGAGGGACATTTGAGCTGACCATGTGCGTAAATAGATGAGAATTCTCTTTATTTCACCCCTCGCCAGGTTCGCAGAATCCTAAATTGCCGCATTTGTCGCATATCCTGCTGCATATGCGTGAGTATAATGCATGGACGTCGCCATAGCGCTGTGCGAAAAGTAAATCTACTTCATCACTGGTCTTATTGGTAGGGCGCTATGTTTCCCAACCAAACCGAGA harbors:
- the hoxc13a gene encoding homeobox protein Hox-C13a translates to MTTSLVLHPRWADTLMYVYEKSPNENNQNKSQTMEGLSGNCPATHCRDLMSHPALGRHSGTLATHQGSVYSDISSPDTGRQCPAPQTSSSASLSYGYPFGNPYYGCRLSHSHNVNLQQKPCSYHPAEKYAEPSSALPTEELSTRAKEFAFYPSFASSYQAVPGYLDVSVVPSISAHPEPRHDALIPMEGYQHWALSNGWDGQVYCSKEQTQSTHLWKSPFPDVVPLQPEVSSYRRGRKKRVPYTKIQLKELEKEYAASKFITKDKRRRISAATNLSERQVTIWFQNRRVKEKKFVSKSKNNHMHAT